In the genome of Centropristis striata isolate RG_2023a ecotype Rhode Island chromosome 6, C.striata_1.0, whole genome shotgun sequence, the window agttcccttcggcctctgttcccatacaggtacttttgtagcggctaaccagcggagttcgaatgtgacaacagacaatCTTTAGCGACTATTCCAACCCCTagtgactctttttcaaaaaggtGACTCGTgacaaatctagtgactttttctggtgttattggagacttttggagactcattccTACTCTTAACGAGTTCAAGGTgccatcccaaagcactcacaagtggcccagtcctcctgaagctgtctctcccagctgctgcagtcagcagagcaggataTGTTCACCCCTCAGGGTCCAGTCTGCAAAGGAATCATGCATGTGTGAAATCGCCACCTCAACCATATCCAATCATCGTCGACTagtcagtagcggctcagaaaagtaTCTACCTGAGGCAgctactttctgagccgctggttgagttgggcggatcctctctcccaagccacacccatagcggctcactagagggaaaattACCTAATGAAAACAAGCCTAATGTAAGATACTTTGTGCTTACCTATCTCTTCTCCGTCTCCCTCTCTAGCTGCAGCAGGGTGTCGGAGGAAGCGAGGACGAGCCCCAGCAGCGACCTCCCATCTCCTCCCTGCTGTCCTCTAAACCGTCAGTGGCCTCCTCCACCGACATGCTCCACAGTAAGCTGTCCCAGCTCAAAGAGTCCCGAGAGCTGTACCAGCAGGAACACAACGCACACTCCCATTCCccgacgcacacacacacccgctcAGCCTCGCCGGCGGCCAACCTGGACGACCTGAAGAAACGTCTGGAAAGGATAAAGAGCAACCGGCAGTAAGGGGGGCGCCACCTCATCTCATCCACAGAGCCTGTAGAGTTCAGCTGgtagtagaaaataaaaaaaaaaaacatcctcctactttttttttttttttttttttttaactcattctGTGTTTATATTCATGTGTTGGTGGATGGAAATAGCAAGCACTTGCACACTAAAGCTCACCCTCTATCAGCAAACCAAGGAAGCAGCAGGACACCCTGAAGTTTGAACTTGACTCCACCCACTGTGCCTGTAAATTCAACACACCCTAATGTGATTGTAGTTGAGTACTCTCAGATTGAAGTAAAGGCTGTGACTGGAGTTTCCGGCCTCTACACACACTACAGAACCATCTTAGTGTTTTTAGCTAATATTAAAACGTAAAAAATATGTTCTATGAAAAGCTGAGTCCAGGAGTGAGCTTTGACGTGTGTTCACGATGGCATAGTCTGCTGTAATTCTCAGTCTGTACAGTTTTATCTAGATAAACTGTCACAACCACCCATCCCACCtactgtcctgtcctgtcccgtcctgtcctctcctgtctttctctttcAGGTTGCTACCTGCCCTTCATCTATGTACACTTTTTACTGTATTACGATAATGGTATGGTGAACTTACCCaactcctctctctgttttagTATCACGGCACAATGTGTTTGTACATATTTAAAGGTTGTTAACCACTTAACTGTTATGAAGTGCTTCTCATGTGGTTTCAGGACAAAACAAATGTCAACAAATGTTTCTTCCTGTTTTACCATAATTTACatcagtgctgctgctgtgtttgacTGGAGAGACACACTTGTATAGAAGCTGTGTAAATGCAGTATGTGACTGCCCCCTTGTGGCTGAACACTGTCACAGCATCAGTTTGTGATTCTCTGTTTGCACTGGGATCatggacatacagtcatggagaaagTATTAGACcatcttttgttttcttccatttctggttcattttaatgcctggtacaactaaatgtacatttgtttggacaattataatgacagcaaaaatagttcataagagattatatctagccattttccatggttttcttgataatgattttggttattttcaagggaaaaaaatgaaagaaaacaagggtagtctaataatttttttccatgactggaaTTGCTCATGTCTACATCATTAAGGTAAAAATTCCAAATTAGTGTTGTTTGGTGGAAAAGGTTAATAGTTGAAGCCTCTTTTTAAAATTGCACAGTGCAAATGGGTCTCCAGAACTTACTTGAATCAACAAAAGGCCTGATTTCTAGCAATTTCAGACATTTTTGCTGCCAAAAAAACAAGCTGAACTGCATTTACACAGTGACATAAGCCCTCTGGATCTAAACGCCTCAGCTATATAATACTAGGAggatatttgtctttttaaccAGGAGTTTAGACAGGCAGACATAGGAAATCTGtccagttttattttaaaagctttttctgGCGCTGTAGTAAGCGTTTGTCAATGGTTTTCAATCCTCCTCAGATTCAAAAGGGCCAAAAGTTTTCAGATTTTTCCTCCCAGCTGAACTCGACTCGAACGATCAACTGGAGTGTTTCGTTGTGGTTAAAACCTGCAGACTTGTTGGTACAGGGTTAAAAactattgcttttattttagaGAAGTGACATTTTAGCGAGACCCGCTGTTCAGCTTTCCGGCCGATTTGAGACGGAGAATATTGTCTCTAAGAGTGAGCAGGAGGACCAAGCAGAGCTGTATACAGGTGTGTTTAAGTCGTGTTGGACTGTGCTGTGGGTTGACATTTGGCTGTAAATACTGTATTTAATGTCCTCCACTCAAACCCCTCGATCAGTTATTTAACAGCAGCCACTCTGTGTTTGTAGGCTTAACAAGTATGGCATGAAGTCGgtgattgttttaattttctcatgtAAATAAAGTTTGCATTAACAACAACGCTGTGTAATTACGTCATTGTTTTTAATGATGATGGTCAtctgaaagaaaagagaaaagctaataacattgtttttgtatttaatttcaaTGTCCGTACCAGTCTTACATTGTTCTCCAGCTTTCCTTGTATAATCCATAGTGGAAAATGGCAAtaaagtcttgttttgtttttttaacaactcGTCTTCAAAActgattttatttgctttttggGTATAAAGCAGCagcatatattttatacatttaaaaaatatatatagaatatttattttactggtATGATGGTGGATAAAGCTAACCacaaaagttaaaacaaattcaatcattcattcaattagaaacaaaaaaactttaaaatttaTACCCAAAACTTGAAGATATTGTGAATGTGATATATCAAAATTAGTTGTGGGATATGTGGAACAACCCCAACATTACCCATCCAAAATGTTAACCTCTGCAGAGCAAATTTTAAAAACCAGTACAAAGACATATCAATAAATCCAATTAATTCAGTTCAATgtattgtaaaaagaaaaccacCAAACattagaaaagacaaaaaatcgtCTTTATTTAACCAGTTACTAGTGAAGATCTGACCAGAGATGCATGCTGCAGGGTTTAAGTTGTTTAATACTCTTACAGGTGGGATTTTTACGGTGCAAAAAGCTAATTTCCCCCATTCATAAAAGTGGCTACTGTGGCAAGTTGTTTAGATAAAATATTCTGTAGTATTCTTAATAAAAGAGCACTAGATTTTCCTTGATGAACCCTCCATTCTTAGTAGAACACCCCAGTGGTAACGATACTAGTTGACAGAACCATAACTGTTAAATCCGGTTTGGGTTATCTCATCTAACAGCTAGACAATCTTTAGTTAGCTCATGTTTGCTTGGAGcagacatttgtgtcttttgatcttgGAGATATTAAGTTGGGAGTGAGCTCTCCCACATTGTTTAATCCACAGCTAGCAACGCTGCTCTTGTTTTTTGAGTTGTGGAAAAGGGAAAAAGCGATGCCTCCTGCTAAACTCTTAGGGTAACTGGcagtgaagggacaacgaagcttcatgaaccattcgctttatttacagagcccactagatggcgctctttgttcaacaaagttctgaaaacacactcaattaccatggctaaagcctttttttaagcccagaccgccatctagtgaggtaaaaaaataaagcaaatggttcacgaagcttcattATCCCTTCAATAGTGATAGTAGTCAGATTTACAAATCCCGTATACACAGTTCAAAGCTTCTCTTAGTAACGGCTACTAAGGCTATGATTAGAGGAGGAGCATTCGGGGGAGGAGTTTTGTCAACGGTAAATTAAGATAACATTTAAGATTTTCCAAATTCCAGTTATAATCTGGCTtccaatattttttcttttattagtcccacaatggggaaatggTGCCCATCACATTTAACGGTAATGAAGTTTGGGGTCCACTCAGTCTTCATAGCTGTACCTACTAGAAGAAACATACAGAATCTTTACATGCAGGATTCTGCAagttaattttacatgtttaaagagaaacaccaaaaaatgcaaatagagcAGAGTAAGACAGATACCTATTGATGTGTTTCTCAACACTATCCACTCAGATTCTTGTGAAATACATACAGAAGATATGctctatatttacaataaatatataattgtgCACTGTTGATTTATATTGTTGATTtgaaatagatagatagttgGGAGTGAATGGATAAAGTCTTCTCTGAGTTACAAAGAATCCTTGGCCGCAAGAGACTTAGCTATGTCTTTGCCTTTTTGTGTGCTTTGTATATAATTCTATATGTCTGATGTTTCAACAATGTATCCACCTACTGTGGAAAGAATTTTTCTCTTTGATGACAAAAACTATTTATCTTGAACTACTCttttatgacaaatgaatgtcagtggtggaaagtaactaagtacatttactcaagtactgtacttaagtccagttttaaggtacttgtattttacttgagtgtttccattttatgtaactttatacttctactccactacatttttaggcaaatattgtacttcttactgcactacatttagctgacacctttagttactttacaggttgagatttaacataaaaaacatgaaagtgattagacttttttttattattgaatgttataacagtatattaagaaatTAAAGGAGCATcgatacaaataatgtaataatatatatgtttagaatatataaaacatttgagtgagtccattctacataacatgtactttaagtacactttgatgctgatacttttgtacttcagtaagtttttgaatgcaggactttaacttttagtggagtgatttcacagtgtggtattagtagaAACTTGATAATGTTTTGTATCAGTGGGAATCTCAACATAAACGCTCAATTATGAAGATTGTGAAGATttatttgagaaaatataaaaaaaaaatacaaatatgcacAGAAAGAACAATTTGTGTatttaagagttttaaaaaTTCCAATCTACACATATCTAAAATAGATCAGTATactttatttactgtaaatagATATACCGAACTACATATTAAAGTAATATAAACACACTGTACAGTCACAGAAGAATACAGAAAATACAGCTATGTACAGAGCACATTCAAGCACTTGTGGTATTCATTCACTTCCCTTCACCAGTTTcttcaataaatcatttttttgtcatgtcaTCTACATACAACTCATAGTATGTTACTGTAAGAGTGTGATCACATGTCTGAATCCTCTATGGAGAGTTTATGACACTGTGATTTCTTCACTGTCTGACTCGGAGAGCTCTGACTGTTTGCTGGACTCTGACGAAGAGGAAGGATTGTGGACACGGTGGTAAAGATGTGACTCGTGGCTGCCGAGCTCTAAGTGGCCGGTCGGCGTACTCCTGTCCATCCCGTGGCAGTTGGTGCTGCCTACGTCAGTCAGGTCTGGGTGGGGGTTGGTTTTGGTGGGGAGGGTCTGCTGGCGGCAGCCGCCTGTCGACAGCAGTTCTCTCTCCTTGGAGTTCCTCCATTTCATCCTGCGGTTCTGAAACCAGATCTTCACCttgaaaggacacaaaaaaaccaGAATGTTAATGACACCGACCtcatcaacaacaacaggagcatctcaataaattagaatatcagagaaaagtttatttatgtcagtaattcaattcgaaatgtggaaataacacattatatacatccATTAcccacagaatgaaacattttatgttgtttaatttatttcatttcttctaattattatgattatggcttacatttaatgaagacctaaaattcagtgcctttaaaaataaaagaccaattttaaaaagtatatttaatatgggaatgttgacttgaactactggaaatggacttttccatgatattctaatttattgagacgcACCTGTACTGTGGGAGCCAacttatatttataaataaacaagttaATAAATAGGAAcaatttcattgtgttttatgttaagTTAAAATCAGTCAGATAAACATAATTAAATTCATGTTCATATAAGAATAATATTTGTATAAAGATGTTATTTTTGTACCCTTTGTTATGAGCAGTAAGGCAGgttattgtgactttaatagagAAGTTCTTGTTTTTTGGTGGGCACGTgagatgctaacatgctaactaaTTTCCAGGGTTTAGGAataatgctgcgttcgattgcactcggaactcggaaagatccgagttggaaattccgacttctgaggtaaatgcgtttcattgctcaacctcgAAAAACATGGCCGGCCAcagcaaattgatgtttgtttggatgtctttcgagcatttaaaagttattctggggaaacatcataaatgtgttctatgtgctccacttggtctgtggtatatcctcCATAAtattcctttaaggattactgggtctgggttcttatgggttaactaTGTAACCATTaaatttcacacgtagattgttaaatatgtatatatatcagtatatacctacactggtggtggcgatcttattcaaaatgaccaTGAAACTGGAAAATGCGGCaatgcagatgtgtccgatttgggatacagtctatAGATGTTGGTTTTCTTACCGCAGTTATAGTTATTGATAGGGGGAAATCATCAATTGAACACTCTTGTAAAAACAgaactgtgttgttttttttcttatcgcTTTTACATCGGAGAACTGTGGAAGTTTTTTCCTCGTCAAGTAACTAAACGTGTAAAACCAAGgtctgtcacgataacacatttttcccagaaactaacacgataaacgatagtattgtaTCAATGTTGTTTAGTTTTAGGAGGAAATTAGaccataataagtacatccttttccacaacaatgattttttttaacctcgagaatattaaacattggaaattAAATGTGTAagagaaatattaaaatgtcctagataaataaaacataaacaaataaactacaaccaaaacaaataaaatagactttcaggctctgttaacaaaaccttgcaatgagataatcattatgtattatattgttttattattaaaatatcatataaacagctggaatggctgcctGCAATAGAggtttgggggttttttttggcaattctcactgcctgtcaaacatttgcagcattactttaaacacaacacaaaaaaatcataaaaagtcacgcatgtaaacgacaatatattgtgtccagaaaaaaactatcatgtctgtttttatatattgaacgatgAGTCGATGTAGtaattatggtgacaggcctatatagtcctctgtgtgtgtacctgtgaatCTTTGAGTCCCAGTTTACTGGCAAGTTTCTTCCTGTCTGGTTTGCTGATGTATTTCTGCTTCTGGAAAGTTCTCTCCAGAGCCTTCCTCTGGAGGTCTGAGAACACAGCCCGCCGCAGCATGCCTCTCCTGGGCTTCCCTCTGGGGGCCAGGGGCCATGAAAAGGTTCCCGGGACAGGAACCACAGAGGAGGAGGCTGGAGGGACAAAACACAAGAGAGTAGAGATTTAACAGCCAGAACCAGTTGCTCTGATGTTGCCCCTTGGAAaccaatggtggaatgtaacatttactcaagtactgtacactGCAggaaggtgtgtctaaaaacaagataaaaacactaaatctgagtgaaattatcttgctgcatggacagataatttcacttgacaagatgtactgaattaagattattaaatctagaaataagcatgttgaccacttcaaataagaaattaactcttaaaacaagataacttatctaacacttctaaatctaagggtttttctttatctttgtaagaaacaaataatttgcagtgtacttaactacaattttgaggtacttgtactttacttgagtatttacattttatgtaattttatacttctactacgctacattttgctgacagctttggttacttagagatttaacatgaaaaaacatgatcagtttaaagtgattagctttttttaataaattaaacctcaaaacagtatattaattagtttaaatgagccatatcttgagtaaattaacataaatgcatcaataataataataatacaataatatatttcaaatatattaaacagtctgagtgggtccattctgcataccgtgtacttttaattttttgatactttaagtacattttaatgctgatacttttgtacttttacttcagtaagttttcaatgcaggacttttacttgtagtggagtcattttacagtgtggtattagtacttttactgtagtaagggatctgaatacttcttccaccactgatggaAACAGTAGTTAAATATATCTGTAATACATTTCTTCTTAAGAACGGTTCACTAAAAAAGACCACATCAATATAGATATAGGTTTAGAGATCTGAGATGATTTAGGTGGGAAGGATGGAGGTcctggatggagggatgaaaaaataagatttgTTAAGATAAAACTTCATTTGTAGTATGGGGCCAATAGAATTACATTGGGCCTTCTTCTCTATGCAGAGAATAATGGATCTCACTTTATGAATAACACTCgttgtaattataataataattaataatatttatggtTAGGATTCATGTTTGTCCTTACTACATTATCAAAGGGTCAACAATACATTATGTGTCAAAGAAAGCTGCCAGTGTAGTGAAGTGTAGTGTGGTtttcagcttgtttttctttctggatGTATTCCTTCAAATATTTGGCAGCTCATGTGAATTATAAGTATAAATTTAGAGTaatattttcagacattttgcaTTTCCCTGTATAGTTGCTTCCTTATCAGCTGCTACACTTAATATTGaagttgttttatttaacaatgtattgtgcattttaataaattagaaaTACCTCATTTTAATTGCttggataattataattttgtcctctgataaaaatattttttagcatcttgatgacactgcaggttgatttttttttatcattctattttatatttaattcaatttagaTTGTGAGGTGAATGAGGTCTGCATGCCTTCAATGT includes:
- the LOC131973770 gene encoding homeobox protein DBX1-B-like yields the protein MMFPCSALPPPLYPGLLRPSAALASPLNRSLHSGFLVEDLLRLSQPVSYVHRTFPRSPGEFFPFSPGPGGPLRALDPSTERSLPPNSSQSSSRSSSSGSPQTSCPDSGLKFGVSAILAPSTRSACSSLQSLQTKTFSLPLFDGSLHPFIRASYFTASSSVVPVPGTFSWPLAPRGKPRRGMLRRAVFSDLQRKALERTFQKQKYISKPDRKKLASKLGLKDSQVKIWFQNRRMKWRNSKERELLSTGGCRQQTLPTKTNPHPDLTDVGSTNCHGMDRSTPTGHLELGSHESHLYHRVHNPSSSSESSKQSELSESDSEEITVS